A portion of the Blautia hansenii DSM 20583 genome contains these proteins:
- the mutS gene encoding DNA mismatch repair protein MutS yields the protein MGISIKDVNIASISPMMQHYVKTKEEYKDCILFYRLGDFYEMFFEDAEIVSKELELTLTGKDCGMSERAPMCGIPFHAAEVYLNRLISKGYKVAICEQMEDPKQTKGIVRREVIRVVTPGTTLNTQALDETKNNYIMSVVYVSNRFGIAIADITTGVFMVTEVDEIRKLLDEIYKFSPAELVCNEAFTMSGIEIDELKNRLNISLSALDNWYFDDDLCARTLKEHFHVGTLEGLGLKDYNCAVIAAGALFTYLLETQKNSMEHLRQITPYSTDKYMLIDSSTRRNLELTETMREKVKRGSLLWVLDKTKTAMGARMMRSFIEQPLIDEGEINARLDAVEEINCHEMDREEIREYLSPVYDMERLISRVSYQSANPRDLISFKSSISMIPYIRQLLSQFQCEELQKVYEEMDDLQDLYQLLEASIVDEPPLAMKEGGIIKEGYQEDIDHFREAKTKGKVWLAELEAEEKEKTGIRTLKIKYNKVFGYYLEVTNSFKDMVPDYYTRKQTLTNAERYITPRLKELEDMILGAEDKLYALEYEAFVSIRTKIAAEVERIQKTARAIAKLDAYASLALVASRNQFVRPKINTKGVIDIKNGRHPVVEKMISNDMFIPNDTYLDNGKNRVAVITGPNMAGKSTYMRQSALIVLMAQIGSFVPAEKANIGIVDRIFTRVGASDDLASGQSTFMVEMTEVANILRNATSKSLLILDEIGRGTSTFDGLSIAWAVIEHISNTRILGAKTLFATHYHELTELEGKLAGVNNYCIAVKERGDDIVFLRKIVKGGADKSYGIQVAKLAGVPNSVIERAKELVEELVSADITATVKNIASENKKQKTKPAVHFDEVDMEQISLFDTVKDDDVIEELKSIQLDELRPVDALNILYRLQNKLKNRW from the coding sequence ATGGGAATTTCAATAAAAGACGTAAATATTGCATCGATTTCACCAATGATGCAGCATTATGTAAAAACCAAAGAAGAATATAAGGACTGTATCTTATTCTACCGCTTAGGGGACTTCTATGAAATGTTTTTCGAGGACGCAGAAATCGTGTCCAAAGAATTAGAGCTTACCTTAACGGGAAAGGACTGCGGTATGTCAGAACGCGCGCCTATGTGCGGAATACCTTTTCATGCGGCAGAGGTCTATTTAAATCGCTTAATCAGCAAAGGATATAAAGTAGCAATCTGTGAACAGATGGAAGATCCCAAGCAAACAAAAGGAATTGTCAGAAGAGAGGTTATCCGTGTGGTAACACCGGGAACTACATTAAACACACAGGCTCTTGATGAAACAAAAAATAATTACATCATGTCCGTGGTCTATGTTTCCAACCGCTTTGGCATTGCCATTGCGGATATTACCACAGGTGTGTTCATGGTTACGGAGGTCGATGAAATCCGAAAACTGCTGGACGAAATTTATAAGTTTTCTCCGGCAGAGCTTGTGTGCAACGAAGCCTTTACTATGAGCGGCATTGAAATTGACGAGCTGAAAAACCGTTTGAATATTTCTCTTTCTGCTCTGGATAACTGGTATTTTGACGATGATTTATGCGCCCGTACCTTAAAAGAACATTTTCATGTGGGAACACTGGAGGGCTTGGGATTAAAGGACTATAACTGTGCGGTAATTGCAGCAGGAGCTTTGTTTACTTATCTTCTGGAAACACAGAAAAACTCCATGGAGCATCTGCGTCAGATTACTCCGTATAGTACAGACAAATATATGCTCATTGACAGCTCCACAAGGCGTAATCTGGAGCTTACAGAAACCATGCGGGAAAAGGTAAAAAGAGGTTCTCTTTTATGGGTACTGGATAAAACCAAAACAGCCATGGGAGCTCGTATGATGCGCAGCTTTATTGAACAGCCCTTAATCGATGAAGGAGAAATTAACGCACGTTTAGATGCCGTGGAAGAAATTAACTGTCATGAAATGGACAGAGAAGAGATACGGGAATATTTAAGTCCTGTTTACGACATGGAGCGTTTAATCAGCCGTGTCAGCTATCAGTCTGCCAACCCAAGAGATTTGATTTCTTTTAAAAGCTCTATTTCCATGATACCATACATACGTCAGCTTTTGTCCCAGTTCCAGTGTGAGGAACTCCAAAAAGTATATGAGGAAATGGATGATTTACAGGATTTATATCAGCTTTTGGAAGCCTCTATTGTGGACGAGCCCCCTCTTGCCATGAAAGAAGGCGGCATTATCAAAGAAGGGTATCAGGAGGATATCGACCATTTCCGTGAAGCCAAAACAAAGGGCAAGGTATGGCTTGCCGAGCTGGAAGCAGAAGAAAAAGAAAAAACAGGTATTCGTACCTTAAAAATCAAATACAATAAGGTTTTCGGCTATTATCTGGAGGTCACCAATTCCTTTAAGGACATGGTTCCTGATTACTACACCAGAAAGCAGACCTTAACCAATGCAGAGCGTTATATCACACCACGCTTAAAAGAACTGGAAGATATGATTTTAGGTGCGGAGGACAAGCTTTATGCACTGGAATATGAAGCTTTCGTCTCCATTCGAACAAAAATTGCGGCAGAAGTAGAGCGTATTCAGAAAACAGCCCGTGCCATTGCCAAGCTGGATGCCTACGCATCTTTAGCTCTTGTAGCATCTCGCAATCAATTTGTCCGCCCCAAAATCAATACCAAAGGCGTTATTGATATTAAAAACGGCAGACATCCGGTAGTGGAAAAAATGATTTCCAACGATATGTTTATTCCAAACGATACCTATTTAGATAACGGGAAAAATCGTGTTGCCGTTATTACAGGACCGAACATGGCAGGAAAATCCACCTATATGCGTCAGTCTGCTTTGATTGTTTTAATGGCGCAAATCGGTTCTTTTGTGCCTGCTGAAAAAGCCAATATCGGAATTGTAGACCGTATTTTCACCCGTGTAGGCGCATCGGATGATTTGGCAAGCGGACAGAGTACCTTTATGGTGGAAATGACAGAGGTTGCCAATATCCTGCGAAACGCTACCTCAAAAAGCCTTTTGATTTTGGATGAAATCGGCAGAGGAACCAGCACCTTTGATGGACTTTCCATTGCATGGGCAGTGATTGAGCATATCAGCAATACCAGAATTTTAGGCGCCAAAACTCTATTTGCTACCCATTACCACGAGCTGACAGAATTAGAAGGAAAGCTGGCAGGGGTAAACAACTACTGTATTGCAGTAAAAGAGCGAGGCGATGACATTGTCTTTCTTAGAAAAATCGTAAAAGGCGGAGCAGATAAAAGCTATGGTATTCAGGTTGCCAAGCTTGCCGGTGTCCCTAACTCTGTTATTGAACGGGCAAAGGAACTGGTAGAGGAGCTTGTCAGTGCAGATATTACAGCCACTGTAAAAAATATTGCTTCCGAAAACAAAAAGCAAAAGACAAAACCGGCCGTTCATTTTGACGAGGTAGATATGGAGCAAATTTCTCTTTTTGATACAGTAAAGGATGACGATGTCATTGAAGAGTTAAAATCCATACAGTTA
- the miaB gene encoding tRNA (N6-isopentenyl adenosine(37)-C2)-methylthiotransferase MiaB, whose translation MENTTLLFNDEMENIIDAMDLSQEAPVEEPQRQYWFMKKARQLVKEQSEKLGRPLTANITTFGCQMNARDSEKLVGILERIGYVEVPDENADFVIYNTCTVRENANLRVYGRLGYLHSLKKKNPHMMIGLCGCMMQEPQVVEKLKKSYSFVNLIFGTHNIYKFAELVVSSLLSDRMIIDIWKDTDKIVEDLPVERKYPFKSGVNIMFGCNNFCSYCIVPYVRGRERSRNPKDIVREIERLVKDGVVEVMLLGQNVNSYGKNLDEPMTFAQLLTEIEKIEGLKRIRFMTSHPKDLSDELIEVMKNSKKICKHLHLPLQSGSSDILQKMNRRYDKEKYLNLVEKIRTAIPDISLTTDIIVGFPGETEEDFLETVDVVKKVRYDSAFTFIYSKRTGTPAAVMENQVSEGVVKDRFNRLLETVQSIGREMSARDTGKVMEVLVEEQNSQDKHLMTGRLSNNLLVHFEGDTSLIGQLCQVRLDECRGFYYMGTKVG comes from the coding sequence ATGGAAAATACAACACTTTTATTTAATGATGAAATGGAAAACATAATTGACGCTATGGATTTAAGTCAGGAAGCTCCCGTGGAAGAACCTCAGCGTCAGTATTGGTTTATGAAAAAAGCACGTCAACTTGTAAAAGAACAGTCTGAAAAACTGGGAAGACCGCTTACTGCCAATATTACGACTTTCGGATGCCAGATGAATGCCAGAGACTCTGAAAAACTGGTGGGAATTTTAGAACGCATCGGCTATGTGGAGGTTCCTGACGAAAACGCAGATTTCGTAATTTACAACACCTGTACTGTAAGAGAAAATGCAAATCTCCGTGTATACGGACGACTGGGTTATCTCCACAGTCTGAAAAAGAAAAATCCCCACATGATGATTGGCTTATGCGGCTGTATGATGCAGGAGCCTCAGGTAGTGGAAAAGCTGAAAAAAAGCTATTCCTTTGTCAATCTGATTTTCGGTACCCATAATATTTATAAATTCGCAGAGTTAGTGGTTTCTTCTCTGCTTTCTGACCGTATGATTATTGATATCTGGAAAGACACAGACAAAATCGTGGAAGACCTTCCGGTAGAGCGAAAATATCCATTCAAATCCGGTGTCAATATTATGTTTGGCTGCAACAATTTCTGCAGCTATTGTATTGTGCCTTATGTACGAGGCAGGGAACGCAGCAGAAATCCAAAAGATATTGTAAGAGAAATTGAACGTCTGGTAAAAGACGGTGTTGTGGAAGTTATGCTTTTAGGGCAAAATGTAAATTCCTACGGAAAGAATTTAGACGAGCCAATGACCTTTGCCCAGCTTCTTACAGAAATCGAAAAAATCGAAGGTCTTAAACGCATTCGTTTCATGACTTCTCATCCAAAAGACTTATCAGATGAGCTCATTGAGGTTATGAAAAACAGCAAAAAAATCTGTAAGCATCTCCATCTTCCTTTACAGTCAGGAAGCAGCGATATCTTGCAGAAGATGAACCGCAGATATGACAAGGAAAAATACTTAAATCTGGTAGAAAAAATCAGAACAGCCATTCCTGATATTTCTCTTACCACAGATATTATTGTAGGATTTCCGGGAGAAACAGAAGAAGATTTTCTGGAAACCGTTGACGTAGTAAAAAAAGTCCGCTATGACAGCGCCTTTACCTTTATTTATTCCAAACGTACGGGAACGCCTGCTGCCGTTATGGAAAATCAAGTTTCGGAGGGCGTGGTAAAAGACCGTTTTAACCGCCTTCTGGAAACCGTACAGTCCATTGGCAGAGAAATGTCTGCAAGAGACACCGGAAAGGTCATGGAGGTTCTGGTAGAAGAACAGAACAGTCAGGACAAGCATTTGATGACAGGACGTCTTTCTAATAATTTGCTGGTACATTTTGAGGGAGATACTTCTTTAATCGGACAACTCTGTCAGGTACGTTTAGATGAATGCCGTGGCTTTTATTATATGGGAACGAAAGTAGGATAA
- a CDS encoding 5-formyltetrahydrofolate cyclo-ligase — protein sequence MAEKKEIRKYIFRRRKEFTQQEAEKYSEKICETVISLPEFQEADCIYAYVDYNKEVITRGMIEAAWKAGKRVAVPKVTGTHEMKYYYLESFEQLAPGYFQIPEPAWGEEAKDEDAFLIIPGVAFDKNRHRAGYGQGFYDRYLSVHRKHKTAAVAFDFQIVEEVPAEATDIFPDKVITETRIIN from the coding sequence ATGGCAGAAAAAAAGGAAATTAGAAAATATATTTTCAGAAGACGAAAAGAATTTACTCAGCAGGAAGCAGAAAAATACAGTGAGAAAATCTGTGAAACCGTTATCTCCCTTCCGGAGTTTCAGGAAGCAGACTGCATTTACGCTTATGTAGACTACAATAAAGAAGTCATCACACGAGGCATGATTGAAGCCGCATGGAAAGCAGGAAAACGAGTGGCAGTTCCCAAAGTAACCGGCACTCATGAAATGAAATATTACTATCTGGAAAGCTTTGAGCAGTTAGCACCGGGGTATTTCCAGATACCGGAGCCTGCATGGGGAGAAGAAGCAAAAGATGAGGACGCTTTTTTAATTATTCCCGGCGTTGCCTTTGACAAAAACCGTCACAGAGCCGGCTATGGACAGGGTTTTTATGACCGCTATTTGTCCGTACATAGAAAGCACAAAACAGCAGCCGTAGCTTTTGACTTCCAGATTGTAGAAGAAGTACCTGCGGAAGCTACGGATATTTTTCCCGACAAAGTAATTACAGAAACAAGAATAATCAATTAA
- a CDS encoding DUF896 domain-containing protein, producing MDQNTINRINELARKSKGEGLTLEEKEEQRKLRAEYIAAIRMNMRAQLDNIDIQEKDGTIINLGEKYGRKKGN from the coding sequence ATGGATCAAAACACCATTAACCGCATTAACGAATTAGCAAGAAAATCAAAAGGAGAAGGTTTAACACTGGAAGAAAAAGAGGAGCAGAGAAAACTCCGTGCAGAATACATTGCGGCAATCCGCATGAATATGCGTGCACAGTTAGATAATATTGACATTCAGGAAAAAGATGGAACGATTATCAATTTAGGTGAGAAATATGGCAGAAAAAAAGGAAATTAG
- the proB gene encoding glutamate 5-kinase yields the protein MNIREKLKDKKRIVIKIGSSSLTHKETGRLDLIKLEILVRELADLHNQGKEVIVVSSGAIAVGRAAMGLQEKPSRLSEKQACAAIGQARLMMIYQKLFAEYSQTAAQVLITKYTMVNDITRENARNTFQSLLDMGAIPVVNENDTVSTDEIEFVNTFGDNDTLSALVAALVDADMLILLSDIDGLFTDDPNVNPNAEFIDVVEKLDDHLMKMGKGSTGSKVGTGGMATKLSAARIATGAGADMVIANGADFHVIHKIMQGRKYGTLFLADKKEQDILQELFENL from the coding sequence ATGAATATCAGAGAAAAATTAAAAGATAAAAAAAGGATTGTAATCAAAATCGGTTCTTCATCACTGACCCATAAAGAAACCGGACGACTGGATTTGATTAAACTGGAAATACTGGTTCGGGAGCTGGCAGACTTACACAATCAGGGGAAGGAAGTCATTGTGGTGTCTTCCGGCGCCATTGCCGTAGGTCGTGCTGCCATGGGCTTACAGGAAAAGCCTTCCCGTCTTTCTGAAAAACAGGCATGTGCAGCCATCGGACAGGCAAGGCTGATGATGATTTATCAGAAGCTGTTTGCAGAATACAGCCAGACAGCAGCACAGGTATTGATTACCAAATACACCATGGTAAATGATATTACCAGAGAAAATGCCAGAAATACTTTTCAAAGCCTTCTGGATATGGGCGCAATCCCTGTTGTAAATGAAAACGACACAGTTTCCACGGATGAAATTGAATTTGTCAATACCTTCGGTGACAATGATACGCTGTCTGCTTTAGTTGCTGCTTTGGTGGATGCGGATATGCTTATCCTGCTCTCTGACATTGACGGACTGTTTACAGACGACCCAAATGTCAACCCAAATGCAGAGTTTATTGATGTGGTAGAAAAACTGGATGACCATTTAATGAAAATGGGAAAAGGCTCTACCGGCAGCAAGGTGGGAACAGGAGGAATGGCAACCAAACTTTCCGCTGCCCGTATTGCAACCGGTGCAGGAGCAGACATGGTCATTGCCAACGGCGCAGACTTCCATGTCATACATAAAATCATGCAGGGCAGAAAGTACGGAACACTTTTTCTGGCAGATAAAAAAGAACAAGATATTTTACAGGAATTATTTGAAAATCTATAA
- the ybeY gene encoding rRNA maturation RNase YbeY, translating into MTLNLEMEYEENLDFDYEELAKKVIEAALDYEGCPYETEINLVLTGNEEIQQTNREFRNIDRVTDVLSFPMLDFTAPADFSVAEEDDTCFHPESGELILGDIMICIPRMQEQAESYGHGQIREFAFLIAHSMLHLMGYDHMEPEEAKEMERKQEEILASLGITR; encoded by the coding sequence ATGACACTGAATTTGGAAATGGAATATGAGGAAAATCTGGATTTTGATTACGAAGAGCTTGCAAAAAAAGTAATAGAAGCTGCTCTTGACTACGAAGGCTGCCCCTATGAAACGGAAATCAACCTTGTTTTAACCGGAAATGAGGAAATCCAACAGACAAATAGGGAATTTCGTAATATTGACCGTGTAACGGACGTTCTCTCTTTTCCTATGCTGGATTTTACAGCTCCGGCAGATTTCTCTGTTGCTGAGGAGGATGATACCTGTTTTCATCCGGAAAGCGGAGAATTAATTTTAGGAGATATTATGATTTGTATTCCCAGAATGCAGGAACAGGCAGAAAGCTACGGACATGGGCAGATAAGAGAATTTGCCTTTTTAATTGCCCACAGCATGCTGCACCTGATGGGCTATGACCATATGGAACCTGAAGAGGCAAAAGAAATGGAAAGAAAGCAGGAGGAAATTCTGGCAAGCCTTGGAATTACACGCTAA
- a CDS encoding PhoH family protein: MSNICEEKIELPAEHERNVFGQFDEHMKKIEKTLGVTVISRDGQLRILGPMAACQQAVKIIREFLTLSQKGNTITQQNVNYALALAAEEKTSVITEIDKECICHTLNGRPIKPKTLGQKAYIDAIRKKMIVFGLGPAGTGKTYLAMAMAITAFKNDEVGRIILTRPAIEAGEKLGFLPGDLQSKIDPYLRPLYDALYEIMGAESFAKNMEKGLIEVAPLAYMRGRTLDNAFIILDEAQNTTPAQMKMFLTRIGFGSKVIVTGDLSQKDLPSGAKSGLDVALHVLKKVEDIAFCELTNKDVVRHPLVQKIVQAYDAYEKKEANEKREKKPRKDRRKER, translated from the coding sequence ATGAGTAATATTTGTGAAGAAAAAATAGAATTACCCGCAGAGCATGAGCGAAATGTGTTCGGGCAATTTGACGAGCACATGAAAAAAATAGAAAAGACCTTGGGCGTCACCGTTATCTCCAGAGACGGACAGCTACGTATTTTAGGTCCTATGGCAGCCTGCCAACAGGCAGTAAAGATTATACGGGAATTTTTGACACTGTCCCAAAAAGGAAATACCATTACCCAGCAGAATGTAAATTATGCGCTGGCTCTCGCAGCCGAAGAAAAAACTTCTGTAATTACAGAAATAGATAAGGAATGTATTTGCCATACCTTAAACGGACGTCCCATTAAGCCAAAAACCTTGGGGCAAAAGGCATATATCGATGCAATCCGTAAAAAAATGATTGTCTTCGGCCTTGGTCCTGCGGGAACAGGAAAAACCTATCTTGCTATGGCAATGGCAATCACCGCATTTAAAAATGATGAGGTAGGCAGAATTATTTTAACAAGACCTGCTATTGAAGCAGGGGAAAAGCTGGGATTTCTCCCCGGAGATTTACAAAGCAAAATCGACCCTTATCTTCGTCCTCTCTACGATGCCCTGTATGAAATCATGGGAGCGGAAAGCTTTGCCAAAAACATGGAAAAGGGCTTAATTGAAGTAGCGCCTCTTGCCTATATGAGAGGCCGGACACTGGATAATGCCTTTATTATTTTAGATGAAGCCCAAAATACCACACCTGCTCAGATGAAGATGTTTCTTACCCGTATTGGTTTTGGCTCAAAAGTTATTGTTACCGGTGACCTTTCCCAAAAGGATTTGCCTTCCGGTGCGAAATCAGGACTGGATGTTGCCCTTCACGTACTGAAAAAAGTTGAGGACATTGCCTTTTGTGAATTAACCAATAAGGATGTAGTGCGTCATCCGCTGGTACAAAAAATCGTGCAGGCCTATGACGCTTACGAGAAAAAAGAAGCAAACGAAAAAAGAGAAAAGAAGCCTCGCAAAGACAGGAGGAAAGAACGATGA
- a CDS encoding sporulation protein YqfD: MQDWSHYGKGYVRIKAYTQSPERFLNLCAYHKIKVWNLVNKNDIYEMNLSIQDFFRLKSICKKTGTRIQITGKYGLPFFFYRNKKRKAFFIGIFLSFFILFFLSGYIWNIHVEGNVHNSTQSILGYLEKIDVHHGASKKKLDCALIAEKLRGEFPNITWVSAKITGSRLLLEIKENDNIYKEKIPEKGAYDLIADKTGKIVSMVTRKGTSLKKTGELCKKGEILVSGRLDILNDSKEIEKYEYTDADADIYVEYPLEYYQQFSMTYQKPIYTGKQKKGYLLQVGDYYFDFKRKPPWETFDTTTNLKQLYLTENFKLPIFYGSSTDYEYQTGEFVYTEKEAREKVESHLSILLKSLEEKGVQISENHVKINIQKNICTASGTLLAVEKAGKKAPTDILPQQTERNFDINE; encoded by the coding sequence GTGCAGGATTGGAGTCATTACGGAAAGGGCTATGTCCGGATAAAAGCGTATACACAAAGCCCTGAACGCTTTTTGAATTTATGTGCCTATCACAAAATCAAGGTCTGGAATTTAGTAAATAAAAATGATATTTATGAGATGAATTTAAGTATCCAAGATTTTTTTCGATTAAAAAGCATCTGCAAAAAAACAGGTACAAGAATTCAAATTACAGGTAAATATGGACTGCCTTTCTTTTTTTATCGCAATAAAAAGAGGAAGGCATTTTTCATCGGCATTTTTTTGAGTTTTTTCATTCTGTTTTTTCTGTCCGGTTATATTTGGAATATTCATGTGGAAGGAAATGTACATAACAGTACACAGAGTATTCTGGGCTATTTAGAAAAAATTGACGTACACCACGGAGCATCGAAAAAAAAATTGGACTGCGCTTTGATTGCTGAAAAATTAAGAGGTGAATTTCCAAATATCACGTGGGTTTCCGCAAAAATCACAGGAAGCCGTCTGCTTTTGGAAATCAAAGAAAACGACAATATTTACAAGGAAAAAATACCGGAAAAAGGCGCTTACGATTTAATCGCTGACAAAACAGGAAAAATTGTTTCTATGGTTACCAGAAAAGGAACTTCTCTGAAAAAGACAGGGGAGCTTTGTAAAAAAGGCGAAATCTTAGTAAGCGGCCGTCTGGACATTTTAAATGACAGCAAGGAAATAGAAAAATACGAATATACAGACGCTGATGCGGACATTTATGTAGAATATCCGTTAGAATATTATCAGCAGTTTTCCATGACTTATCAAAAGCCGATTTACACAGGAAAACAGAAAAAGGGGTATCTGCTTCAGGTGGGCGATTATTATTTTGATTTTAAGAGAAAGCCTCCATGGGAAACCTTTGATACCACAACAAATCTAAAACAGCTCTATCTTACAGAAAATTTCAAGCTTCCCATTTTCTACGGAAGCAGCACAGATTATGAATACCAAACAGGGGAGTTTGTCTATACTGAAAAAGAGGCAAGGGAAAAAGTAGAAAGTCATTTAAGCATACTTTTAAAAAGTTTAGAGGAAAAAGGGGTTCAAATATCCGAAAATCATGTTAAAATAAACATACAAAAAAATATCTGCACAGCCAGCGGCACACTTCTGGCTGTTGAAAAAGCAGGGAAAAAAGCTCCCACAGACATTCTTCCGCAGCAAACAGAAAGGAATTTTGACATTAATGAGTAA
- a CDS encoding YabP/YqfC family sporulation protein yields the protein MKRKLGDFSGKLGDSLQIPKDLSYKEAVLTLTGSRELYIENYKCIRQYQDTCIILLSKRNKIQIEGKNLLILYYTDVEMKISGNINKILFL from the coding sequence GTGAAAAGAAAATTAGGAGATTTTTCAGGAAAGTTAGGAGACTCCTTACAAATTCCAAAAGATTTATCTTATAAAGAGGCAGTTCTTACTCTCACCGGTTCTCGGGAATTGTACATTGAAAATTATAAATGTATACGCCAATATCAGGATACCTGTATTATACTCCTTTCAAAAAGAAATAAAATTCAGATTGAAGGGAAAAATCTCCTTATTCTCTATTACACAGATGTGGAAATGAAAATAAGCGGAAATATCAATAAAATTTTGTTTTTATAA
- a CDS encoding DUF2284 domain-containing protein translates to MISHEELEEFICQFPVYQYAFFKPEEIDFSFRVRWICEKECERYNSTWACPPAVGTVEECRKRCLDYKECFLFSTIAEVSDVINFEETLATRKEHEKITAAIEAFVREKGTDCMALSTESCDICEVCTYPDAPCRFPQKMHPCVESHGIIVCELAEKYNMEFTLSANQILWFGILFLK, encoded by the coding sequence ATGATTTCTCATGAAGAATTAGAAGAATTTATTTGTCAGTTTCCCGTATATCAATATGCCTTTTTTAAACCGGAGGAAATTGATTTTTCCTTTCGTGTACGATGGATTTGCGAAAAAGAATGTGAGCGCTATAACTCCACATGGGCGTGTCCCCCTGCCGTAGGCACAGTGGAAGAATGCAGAAAACGCTGTCTTGATTATAAGGAATGTTTCCTGTTTTCTACCATTGCAGAGGTATCCGATGTCATCAATTTTGAGGAAACCTTAGCCACCAGAAAGGAGCATGAAAAAATCACAGCAGCCATAGAAGCCTTTGTTCGTGAAAAGGGCACAGACTGTATGGCGCTTTCTACGGAGTCCTGTGATATTTGTGAGGTCTGCACCTATCCCGATGCTCCCTGTCGCTTTCCGCAGAAAATGCACCCTTGCGTGGAGAGCCACGGGATTATTGTCTGCGAACTGGCAGAAAAATACAACATGGAATTTACCTTAAGCGCCAACCAGATTTTGTGGTTCGGTATTCTTTTTCTAAAATAA